The Meriones unguiculatus strain TT.TT164.6M chromosome 1, Bangor_MerUng_6.1, whole genome shotgun sequence genome has a segment encoding these proteins:
- the Lhb gene encoding lutropin subunit beta isoform X2, whose translation MERLQGLLLWLLLSPGMLWACRGPPRPLCRPVNTTLAAEKEFCPVCITFTTSICAGYCPSMVRVLPAALPPVPQPVCTYRELRFASVRLPGCPPGVDPMVSFPVALSCRCGPCRLSSSDCGGPRTQPLTCNLPHLPGLLFL comes from the exons ATGGAGAGGCTCCAG gggctgctgctgtggctgctgctgagcCCTGGCATGCTGTGGGCCTGCAGAGGCCCCCCGCGGCCACTGTGCCGGCCTGTCAACACAACCCTGGCCGCAGAGAAGGAGTTCTGCCCAGTCTGCATCACCTTCACCACCAGCATCTGTGCCGGCTACTGTCCTAGCATG GTCCGAGTCCTGCCAGCTGCTCTGCCTCCGGTACCCCAGCCAGTGTGCACCTACCGGGAGCTGCGCTTCGCCTCTGTCCGCCTGCCTGGCTGCCCACCAGGTGTGGACCCCAtggtttccttccctgtggcccTCAGCTGCCGCTGCGGGCCCTGCCGTCTCAGCAGCTCTGACTGTGGGGGTCCCAGGACTCAACCGCTCACCTGTAACCTCCCCCATCTCCCTGGACTCCTCTTCCTCTGA
- the Lhb gene encoding lutropin subunit beta isoform X1 has product MLSGFKAWDGKPGSGLDSDTGSSQGLLLWLLLSPGMLWACRGPPRPLCRPVNTTLAAEKEFCPVCITFTTSICAGYCPSMVRVLPAALPPVPQPVCTYRELRFASVRLPGCPPGVDPMVSFPVALSCRCGPCRLSSSDCGGPRTQPLTCNLPHLPGLLFL; this is encoded by the exons ATGCTGAGTGGGTTCAAAGCCTGGGATGGAAAACCCGGGTCAGGGCTAGACTCAGACACCGGCTCATCCCAggggctgctgctgtggctgctgctgagcCCTGGCATGCTGTGGGCCTGCAGAGGCCCCCCGCGGCCACTGTGCCGGCCTGTCAACACAACCCTGGCCGCAGAGAAGGAGTTCTGCCCAGTCTGCATCACCTTCACCACCAGCATCTGTGCCGGCTACTGTCCTAGCATG GTCCGAGTCCTGCCAGCTGCTCTGCCTCCGGTACCCCAGCCAGTGTGCACCTACCGGGAGCTGCGCTTCGCCTCTGTCCGCCTGCCTGGCTGCCCACCAGGTGTGGACCCCAtggtttccttccctgtggcccTCAGCTGCCGCTGCGGGCCCTGCCGTCTCAGCAGCTCTGACTGTGGGGGTCCCAGGACTCAACCGCTCACCTGTAACCTCCCCCATCTCCCTGGACTCCTCTTCCTCTGA
- the Saxo3 gene encoding stabilizer of axonemal microtubules 3: MVGRNLALQYGTPRSPISETKVPGTSPNSYLTSSGIAHRKIPRVAFRLPTLQSTLEAPLPAAMKQDPRICAFDEVISRWETTSGSAYTPKAHGGPCAQPRAAENKDPRRPLGIKCFVEKLRRQPGLGVTRNRKHQISEMKAQYLGLPGLDQTAPLFVEPQPLEFIDHFRGGPSQALIPWTRNPELAGQPFTVHKMGALDRLQLYLTTSAQDFQRKELPGYLNQRLICTGPLKKSQVPSQRQLKLQEGAERMRLGCGHRMPPPAVPHTGVLPLTRESYGSSVYPLCRVNHFCPPWSSPHPKPVPGIYSVPKAYSTENSRYGSASTELL, encoded by the exons ATGGTAGGTCGGAACCTAGCTCTGCAATATGGGACCCCTAGGTCTCCCATTTCTGAAACTAAGGTGCCTGGGACCTCTCCCAACTCGTATCTCACAAGCAGCGGGATTGCCCACCGCAAGATCCCACGGGTGGCCTTTCGCCTGCCCACTCTACAG TCTACATTGGAGGCGCCCCTGCCTGCAGCCATGAAGCAGGACCCACGAATTTGTGCTTTTGACGAAGTCATCAGCAGATGGGAAACCACCTCTGGCTCGGCATACACGCCCAAGGCACATGGCGGCCCCTGCGCCCAGCCCAGGGCAGCAGAGAATAAGGACCCCAGGCGGCCACTAGGCATCAAGTGTTTTGTAGAGAAG CTAAGAAGACAACCGGGCTTGGGTGTCACTCGGAACAGAAAACACCAGATCAGCGAGATGAAGGCTCAGTACCTGGGCTTGCCAGGCTTGGACCAGACAGCCCCTCTCTTTGTGGAACCCCAACCCCTGGAGTTCATTGACCACTTCCGAGGGGGCCCTTCCCAG GCCCTAATTCCCTGGACGAGGAACCctgagctggctggccagccctTCACAGTGCATAAGATGGGCGCCCTGGATCGCCTGCAGCTCTACCTGACCACTTCTGCACAAGACTTCCAGAG GAAGGAGTTGCCTGGATACCTCAATCAGCGATTGATCTGCACAGGTCCGCTGAAGAAGTCTCAGGTCCCCAGCCAACGCCAACTTAAGCTCCAGGAAGGCGCAGAGCGGATGCGCCTAGGCTGTGGACACCGAATGCCACCACCGGCTGTACCGCACACGGGGGTCCTGCCCCTGACTCGAGAGTCCTACGGGTCCTCAGTTTACCCGCTGTGCAGGGTGAACCACTTTTGTCCACCCTGGAGCAGCCCCCACCCAAAGCCTGTGCCGGGCATCTACAGCGTGCCCAAGGCCTACAGCACTGAGAACTCCCGCTATGGCAGTGCCAGTACTGAGCTGCTGTGA
- the Ntf4 gene encoding neurotrophin-4 translates to MLPHPSCILFLFLLPSVPMEPQPPSSTLPPFLAPEWDLLSPRVALSRGTPAGPPLLFLLEAGVYGEPAGASANRSRRGVSETAPASRRGELAVCDAVSGWVTDRRTAVDLRGREVEVLGEVPAAGGSPLRQYFFETRCKAEGAGEGGPGVGGGGCRGVDRRHWLSECKAKQSYVRALTADSQGRVGWRWIRIDTACVCTLLSRTGRA, encoded by the coding sequence ATGCTCCCTCACccctcctgcatcctcttcctcttcctcctccccagcGTCCCCATGGAGCCCCAGCCCCCATCCTCCACCCTGCCCCCATTTCTGGCCCCTGAGTGGGACCTCCTGTCTCCCCGAGTGGCCCTGTCAAGGGGCACCCCTGCCGGCCCCCCTCTGCTCTTCCTGCTGGAGGCGGGGGTGTATGGGGAACCCGCAGGGGCCTCAGCCAACCGCAGCCGGCGCGGGGTGAGCGAGACAGCGCCCGCGAGCCGCCGGGGTGAGCTGGCGGTGTGCGACGCAGTGAGCGGCTGGGTGACCGACCGGCGGACGGCCGTGGACCTGCGCGGACGCGAGGTGGAGGTGCTGGGCGAGGTGCCCGCCGCGGGGGGCAGCCCCCTGCGCCAGTACTTCTTCGAGACGCGCTGCAAGGCCGAAGGCGCTGGGGAAGGGGGCCCCGGGGTGGGCGGAGGGGGCTGTCGCGGTGTGGACCGGAGGCACTGGCTCTCGGAATGCAAGGCTAAGCAGTCCTATGTGCGGGCGCTGACTGCAGACTCCCAGGGCAGAGTGGGCTGGCGCTGGATTCGGATCGACACAGCTTGCGTCTGCACGCTCCTCAGCCGGACAGGTCGGGCCTGA